Proteins found in one Osmia bicornis bicornis unplaced genomic scaffold, iOsmBic2.1, whole genome shotgun sequence genomic segment:
- the LOC123989105 gene encoding uncharacterized protein LOC123989105, with amino-acid sequence MNPQDRLSLVKKVGVCTACLNSGHEVAACKSNFRCLVCEANHHTSLHDAFREDQPSSSKANIITPSTSAAYTVRSQRVILLATARVRLESTEGRTLDVRALLDPGSESSFVSEKVAQSLQLQRKSVRVLLTGYQEKSVGMAKHEVSVELTSCADSDFRITLNALVTRKVTSPTPSHPVEDHPWIHMRGLPLADPEFRLPRRVDVLLGADVCGYLFLENKVGPPGTPSLVRTPFGWSPLGPVSTSDDPASGVARVQLIRGLDDLRNDLQRFWELEEVPSKSPWSPQDTACEEYFKETHSRDELGRYVVRLPFLKATPEDIGVPRRAALQRFLAGERRWEKDSFLQTSYAGFMEEYRRLGHMEPASKYDVANANYLPHHAVWKTTGSGNKRIRVVFDGSYVSGNRPSLNQALASGPRLQSDLWLVITRWRFPRCVFSTDIVKMFRQIAVHPDDRDWQRILWRDEAGNEVRDFRLTTVTYGTTSAPYLALRVLQQLADDEEQRFPLGAAILRRNSYVDDLLAGADDPAKAEESRQQLIGILMAGGFPLDKWTLNYTSQGEPSERDHKFLQASNDAETLGLTWNAVADTLTVTSAKSDQPSTIRTWTKRLVLSYTARLFDPLGWASPVLIRAKTLLQDLWLSGADWDEPLSVRLEESWLQFRQDLEEVKTISLPRWVSYRDAMHDHIELHGFCDASERAYAAAVYVRLPSTSTMANVHLLIAKTKLAPIKLCSIPRLELCGALLLARLMVAVRDGILPLRATLYAWTDASVRR; translated from the exons atgaatccgCAAGACCGTTTGTCGCTGGTAAAAAAGGTAGGCGTGTGTACAGCATGTCTAAATTCAGGTCATGAAGTTGCAGCCTGCAAGTCAAACTTCCGCTGCCTGGTTTGCGAGGCCAATCACCACACATCGTTACACGATGCCTTTCGGGAAGATCAACCATCGTCATCCAAGGCAAATATAATTACACCGAGCACGAGTGCTGCTTATACGGTCCGATCTCAACGGGTGATTTTGTTGGCAACCGCGCGGGTCCGCTTGGAGTCGACTGAGGGTCGCACTTTAGACGTCAGGGCTCTTTTAGATCCAGGCTCTGAGTCGTCATTTGTTAGCGAGAAGGTCGCGCAATCGCTCCAGCTACAGCGGAAAAGTGTGAGGGTGTTACTCACCGGTTATCAGGAAAAGAGCGTCGGGATGGCCAAACACGAAGTCTCCGTCGAGCTTACGTCCTGCGCAGACAGCGACTTCCGCATCACTCTTAACGCGTTGGTGACAAGGAAAGTCACCTCTCCAACTCCGTCTCATCCAGTGGAGGACCATCCATGGATTCACATGCGGGGATTGCCGCTGGCCGATCCGGAGTTTAGATTACCACGTAGAGTCGACGTACTTCTTGGAGCTGACGTTTGTGGGTACCTTTTCTTGGAAAATAAGGTAGGCCCTCCTGGAACTCCGTCGCTGGTCCGCACGCCGTTTGGATGGTCCCCTTTGGGGCCGGTTTCGACCTCCGACGATCCAGCTTCAGGGGTGGCTCGGGTGCAACTCATCCGAGGCCTGGATGATCTCCGAAACGACCTGCAAAGATTTTGGGAGCTTGAGGAGGTCCCTTCGAAGTCTCCGTGGAGCCCTCAAGACACAGCTTGTGAGGAGTATTTCAAGGAAACGCACTCACGTGATGAACTAGGTCGTTACGTGGTGCGGCTCCCATTTCTGAAGGCTACACCCGAAGACATCGGAGTACCGCGACGTGCCGCTCTTCAACGGTTTCTGGCTGGCGAACGAAGATGGGAGAAGGACTCCTTTTTGCAAACATCTTATGCGGGCTTCATGGAGGAGTATCGGAGACTGGGCCACATGGAACCAGCCTCCAAGTATGATGTCGCTAACGCCAACTACCTGCCTCACCATGCAGTCTGGAAAACCACCGGGtcaggaaataaaagaattcgAGTTGTCTTTGACGGATCTTATGTTTCAGGCAACAGACCTTCGCTGAACCAGGCTCTTGCGTCAGGACCACGTCTGCAGTCCGACCTTTGGCTGGTGATCACTCGGTGGAGGTTCCCGAGATGCGTATTTTCTACGGACATAGTAAAGATGTTCCGTCAGATAGCCGTCCATCCTGACGATCGAGATTGGCAGCGCATATTGTGGAGAGACGAAGCTGGAAACGAAGTCCGCGACTTTCGTTTAACCACGGTCACCTACGGGACAACTTCAGCCCCTTACCTTGCTCTACGAGTTCTACAACAGCTGGCAGACGATGAGGAACAACGATTTCCTTTGGGCGCAGCCATCTTGCGTCGAAATTCCTACGTGGACGACCTGTTGGCTGGAGCCGACGATCCTGCCAAGGCTGAGGAGTCTCGACAGCAGCTAATCGGCATCCTCATGGCGGGCGGGTTCCCTCTTGATAAGTGGACGCTGAACTACACGTCCCAAGGGGAACCTAGTGAAAGAGACCACAAATTCCTGCAGGCGAGCAACGACGCGGAGACGCTAGGACTGACTTGGAATGCGGTGGCAGACACGCTTACTGTTACCTCGGCCAAATCGGACCAACCGTCAACCATCCGAACTTGGACGAAACGACTCGTCCTTTCTTACACTGCTCGACTCTTCGATCCGCTTGGATGGGCCTCACCAGTACTCATACGCGCCAAAACACTACTGCAAGATCTTTGGTTGTCAGGAGCAGATTGGGACGAACCGCTTTCAGTCCGCCTGGAGGAGTCGTGGCTTCAGTTTCGTCAAGATCTGGAAGAGGTAAAGACTATCTCATTACCACGTTGGGTTAGTTACAGGGATGCGATGCACGATCACATCGAGCTGCATGGCTTTTGCGACGCCTCCGAACGAGCATACGCCGCTGCAGTCTATGTACGCTTACCAAGTACCTCCACCATGGCGAACGTGCATCTCCTCATCGCAAAAACGAAGCTCGCTCCAATCAAACTCTGCAGTATTCCGCGCTTGGAATTATGCGGAGCTCTGCTACTGGCTCGACTCATGGTGGCGGTTCGGGACGGCATACTTCCTCTACGAGCCACCTTATATGCGTGGACGGATGCATCGGTG CGGCGATAA